The Streptomyces sp. NBC_00691 genome has a segment encoding these proteins:
- a CDS encoding F0F1 ATP synthase subunit gamma encodes MGAQLRVYKRRIKSVTATKKITKAMEMIAASRVVKAQRKVQASTPYATELTRAVTAVATGANDKHPLTTEAENPIRAAVLLLSSDRGLAGAFNSNAIKAAEKLTAKLEGEGREVTIYVVGRRGIAHYNFRERKLAGTWTGFTDQPSYGDAKTIAAPLIEAIEKDTAEGGVDELHIVYTEFVSMMTQTAVEARLLPLSLDEVAKEAGDSDTLRPLYDFEPSAEDVLDALLPRYVESRIYNALLQSAASKHAATRRAMKSATDNAGDLINNLSRLANAARQAEITQEISEIVGGTAALADATAGSDK; translated from the coding sequence ATGGGAGCGCAGCTCCGGGTCTACAAGCGTCGCATCAAATCCGTCACCGCGACGAAGAAGATCACCAAGGCGATGGAGATGATCGCCGCCTCGCGTGTCGTCAAGGCGCAGCGCAAGGTGCAGGCGTCGACTCCGTACGCGACCGAGCTGACGCGCGCGGTCACGGCGGTGGCCACGGGTGCGAACGACAAGCACCCGCTGACCACCGAGGCGGAGAACCCGATCCGCGCCGCGGTCCTGCTCCTCTCGAGCGACCGTGGTCTGGCCGGTGCCTTCAACTCCAACGCCATCAAGGCGGCGGAGAAGCTCACGGCGAAGCTCGAGGGCGAGGGCCGCGAGGTCACGATCTACGTCGTCGGCCGTCGTGGTATCGCGCACTACAACTTCCGTGAGCGGAAGCTGGCCGGTACGTGGACCGGGTTCACGGACCAGCCGTCGTACGGCGACGCCAAGACGATCGCGGCTCCGCTGATCGAGGCGATCGAGAAGGACACGGCGGAGGGTGGTGTGGACGAGCTCCACATCGTCTACACCGAGTTCGTCTCGATGATGACGCAGACGGCGGTCGAGGCCCGGCTGCTGCCCCTCAGCCTCGACGAGGTGGCGAAGGAGGCGGGCGACTCGGACACGCTTCGTCCGCTGTACGACTTCGAGCCGTCGGCGGAGGACGTCCTCGACGCCCTGCTGCCTCGGTACGTCGAGAGCCGGATCTACAACGCGCTGCTCCAGTCGGCTGCTTCCAAGCACGCCGCCACGCGACGCGCGATGAAGTCGGCGACCGACAACGCGGGAGACTTGATCAACAACCTCTCCCGACTTGCCAACGCGGCCCGCCAGGCCGAAATCACCCAGGAAATCAGCGAGATCGTCGGTGGCACCGCAGCCCTGGCCGACGCGACCGCGGGGAGTGACAAGTAA
- the atpD gene encoding F0F1 ATP synthase subunit beta codes for MTTTVETAAATGRVARVIGPVVDVEFPVDAMPAIYNALHVEVMDPTEEGATKTLTLEVAQHLGDGVVRAISMQPTDGLVRQASVTDTGTGITVPVGDVTKGRVFNTLGQVLNADESTVADAPRWTIHRKAPDFDQLESKTEMFETGLKVVDLLTPYVKGGKIGLFGGAGVGKTVLIQEMIVRVAKLHDGVSVFAGVGERTREGNDLMVEMEEAGVLDKTALVFGQMDEPPGTRLRVALAGLTMAEYFRDVQKQDVLFFIDNIFRFTQAGSEVSTLLGRMPSAVGYQPNLADEMGLLQERITSTRGHSITSMQAIYVPADDLTDPAPATTFAHLDATTVLSRPISEKGIYPAVDPLDSTSRILDPRYIAQDHYDAATRVKGILQKYKDLQDIIAILGIDELSEEDKLVVHRARRVERFLSQNTHAAKQFTGVDGSDVPLDESIAAFNAICDGEYDHFPEQAFFMCGGLEDLKANAKELGVS; via the coding sequence ATGACGACCACTGTTGAGACGGCCGCCGCCACGGGCCGCGTCGCCCGGGTCATCGGCCCGGTCGTCGACGTGGAGTTCCCCGTCGACGCGATGCCGGCGATCTACAACGCGCTGCACGTCGAGGTCATGGACCCGACCGAGGAGGGCGCGACCAAGACGCTGACCCTCGAGGTCGCCCAGCACCTCGGTGACGGCGTCGTCCGTGCCATCTCCATGCAGCCCACCGACGGTCTGGTCCGCCAGGCCTCGGTGACCGACACGGGCACGGGCATCACCGTTCCGGTCGGCGACGTCACCAAGGGCCGTGTGTTCAACACGCTCGGTCAGGTGCTGAACGCCGACGAGTCCACCGTGGCCGACGCGCCGCGCTGGACGATCCACCGCAAGGCCCCGGACTTCGACCAGCTCGAGTCCAAGACCGAGATGTTCGAGACCGGCCTCAAGGTCGTCGACCTTCTCACCCCGTACGTCAAGGGTGGAAAGATCGGTCTGTTCGGTGGTGCCGGTGTCGGCAAGACCGTTCTGATCCAGGAAATGATCGTCCGTGTGGCCAAGCTGCACGACGGTGTGTCGGTCTTCGCGGGCGTCGGCGAGCGCACCCGTGAGGGCAACGACCTCATGGTGGAGATGGAGGAGGCCGGCGTTCTGGACAAGACCGCGCTGGTCTTCGGCCAGATGGACGAGCCCCCGGGCACCCGTCTCCGCGTGGCCCTCGCCGGTCTGACCATGGCGGAGTACTTCCGCGATGTGCAGAAGCAGGACGTGCTGTTCTTCATCGACAACATCTTCCGCTTCACCCAGGCCGGTTCCGAGGTGTCGACCCTGCTCGGCCGTATGCCCTCCGCGGTGGGTTACCAGCCGAACCTGGCCGACGAGATGGGTCTCCTCCAGGAGCGCATCACCTCGACCCGTGGTCACTCGATCACCTCGATGCAGGCGATCTACGTCCCCGCGGACGACCTGACCGACCCGGCTCCGGCCACCACCTTCGCCCACCTCGACGCGACGACGGTTCTCTCCCGTCCGATCTCCGAGAAGGGCATCTACCCGGCCGTGGACCCGCTGGACTCCACGTCCCGGATCCTGGACCCGCGCTACATCGCGCAGGACCACTACGACGCCGCCACGCGCGTCAAGGGAATCCTGCAGAAGTACAAGGACCTCCAGGACATCATCGCGATCCTCGGTATCGACGAGCTGAGCGAGGAGGACAAGCTCGTTGTCCACCGCGCCCGCCGTGTCGAGCGCTTCCTGTCCCAGAACACCCACGCGGCGAAGCAGTTCACCGGTGTGGACGGTTCGGACGTTCCGCTCGACGAGTCGATCGCCGCGTTCAACGCGATCTGCGACGGTGAGTACGACCACTTCCCCGAGCAGGCGTTCTTCATGTGTGGTGGCCTCGAGGACCTCAAGGCCAACGCCAAGGAGCTCGGCGTCTCCTGA
- a CDS encoding F0F1 ATP synthase subunit epsilon translates to MAAELHVELVAADRSVWSGEATLVIARTTSGDIGVMPGHQPLLGVLESGPVTIRTSEGATVVAAVHGGFISFADDKLSLLAEICELADEIDAQRAERALERAKSDSDAAAERRADVRLRAVAVR, encoded by the coding sequence TTGGCTGCTGAGCTGCACGTCGAGCTGGTCGCCGCGGACCGGAGTGTCTGGTCCGGCGAGGCCACCCTGGTCATCGCGCGTACCACCTCCGGCGACATCGGCGTCATGCCCGGCCACCAGCCGCTGCTCGGTGTGCTGGAGTCGGGCCCGGTGACCATCCGTACCAGTGAGGGCGCGACCGTCGTCGCCGCCGTCCACGGTGGATTCATCTCGTTCGCCGACGACAAGCTGTCTCTGCTCGCGGAGATCTGCGAGCTGGCGGACGAGATCGACGCCCAGCGCGCCGAGCGCGCGCTGGAGCGCGCGAAGTCGGATTCCGACGCGGCCGCCGAGCGGCGCGCCGATGTCCGGCTGCGCGCGGTAGCGGTCCGCTGA
- a CDS encoding DUF2550 domain-containing protein — protein MFLALLVCGLVVALVVIGLFVFGLRRRLIQRAGGTFDCSLHWNVPDEPDPSGKGWVYGVARYSGDEIAWFRVFSYAPRPRRVLERASIVALERRMPEGEEELALLSEMVIQPCMYEGVRLELAMSEDARTGFMAWLEAAPPGQRVNVA, from the coding sequence ATGTTCCTCGCTCTGCTCGTGTGCGGCCTGGTCGTCGCACTGGTGGTGATCGGGCTCTTCGTCTTCGGCTTGCGCCGGAGGCTGATCCAGCGTGCCGGCGGCACCTTCGACTGCTCACTCCACTGGAACGTCCCGGACGAGCCGGATCCCAGCGGCAAGGGCTGGGTGTACGGCGTCGCCCGCTACAGCGGTGACGAGATCGCCTGGTTCCGGGTCTTCTCGTACGCGCCCCGCCCGCGCCGTGTCCTGGAGCGGGCGTCCATCGTGGCGCTGGAGCGCCGGATGCCGGAGGGCGAGGAGGAGCTCGCACTGCTCTCCGAAATGGTGATCCAGCCCTGTATGTACGAGGGCGTCCGCCTGGAGCTCGCGATGAGCGAGGACGCCCGGACGGGTTTCATGGCCTGGCTGGAGGCTGCGCCTCCGGGACAGAGAGTGAATGTCGCGTAG
- a CDS encoding glycosyl hydrolase family 18 protein — protein sequence MSTQAPTRRTGFRHRAAAGLTALILPLAAMVGLATPAEAATSATATYTKTQDWGTGFGANWTVKNTGTTTISSWTVEWDYPAGTSVTSAWDATVTSSGTHWTAKNVGWNGTLAPGASVSFGYNGAGPGAPTGCKINGAACDGTTQPGDNAPSAPGTPSASDITDTSVKLTWSAATDDKGVKNYDVKRDGTTVATVTGLTYTNTGLTAGTDYSYTVVARDTADQTGPASGATPVRTTGGGGGQPLPNAVKMGYFTNWGVYGRNYHVKNIVTSGSASKITHINYAFGNVQGGKCTIGDAYADYDKAYTADQSVDGVADTWDQPLRGNFNQLRKLKKAYPNIKILWSFGGWTWSGGFGQAVQNPTAFAQSCYDLIEDPRWADVFDGIDLDWEYPNACGLSCDTSGAASFKNMMQAMRAKFGQNYLVTAAVTADASTGGKIDAADYAGAAQYMNWFNVMTYDFFGAWAAQGPTAPHSPLTSYAGIPQQGFNSAEAIAKFKAKGVPANKLLLGIGFYGRGWTGVTQSAPGGTATGPATGTYEPGIEDYKVLKNSCPSTGTVAGTAYAHCGTNWWSYDTPATVNSKMSWAKNQGLGGAFFWEFSGDTGNGELVGAINTGLN from the coding sequence TTGAGCACTCAAGCACCGACGCGCAGAACAGGGTTCAGACACCGGGCCGCCGCCGGCCTCACCGCCCTGATCCTGCCCCTGGCCGCCATGGTCGGCCTCGCCACCCCCGCGGAAGCGGCCACCTCGGCCACCGCCACGTACACCAAGACCCAGGACTGGGGCACCGGATTCGGTGCCAACTGGACCGTCAAGAACACCGGCACCACCACCATCAGCTCCTGGACCGTCGAGTGGGACTACCCCGCCGGCACCTCGGTGACCTCCGCCTGGGACGCCACCGTCACCAGCTCCGGCACCCACTGGACCGCCAAGAACGTCGGCTGGAACGGCACCCTCGCCCCCGGCGCATCCGTCTCCTTCGGCTACAACGGCGCGGGCCCCGGCGCCCCCACCGGCTGCAAGATCAACGGAGCCGCCTGTGACGGCACCACCCAGCCCGGCGACAACGCCCCCTCCGCCCCCGGCACCCCCTCCGCCTCCGACATCACCGACACCTCGGTGAAGCTCACCTGGAGCGCGGCCACCGACGACAAGGGCGTCAAGAACTACGACGTCAAGCGCGACGGCACCACCGTCGCCACCGTCACCGGCCTCACCTACACCAACACGGGCCTGACCGCCGGCACCGACTACAGCTACACGGTCGTCGCCCGCGACACCGCCGACCAGACCGGCCCGGCTTCCGGCGCCACTCCCGTCCGCACCACCGGCGGCGGGGGCGGCCAGCCGCTCCCCAACGCGGTGAAGATGGGCTACTTCACCAACTGGGGCGTCTACGGGCGCAACTACCACGTCAAGAACATCGTGACCTCGGGCTCGGCGTCCAAGATCACCCACATCAACTACGCCTTCGGCAACGTCCAGGGCGGCAAGTGCACCATCGGTGACGCCTACGCCGACTACGACAAGGCCTACACCGCCGACCAGTCCGTCGACGGTGTCGCCGACACCTGGGACCAGCCGCTGCGCGGCAACTTCAACCAGCTGCGCAAGCTGAAGAAGGCCTACCCGAACATCAAGATCCTGTGGTCCTTCGGCGGCTGGACCTGGTCCGGCGGCTTCGGCCAGGCCGTCCAGAACCCGACCGCCTTCGCGCAGTCCTGCTACGACCTGATCGAGGACCCGCGCTGGGCCGACGTCTTCGACGGCATCGACCTGGACTGGGAGTACCCCAACGCCTGCGGTCTCTCCTGCGACACCAGCGGCGCCGCCTCCTTCAAGAACATGATGCAGGCCATGCGCGCCAAGTTCGGCCAGAACTACCTGGTCACCGCGGCCGTCACGGCCGACGCCTCCACCGGCGGCAAGATCGACGCCGCCGACTACGCGGGCGCCGCGCAGTACATGAACTGGTTCAACGTCATGACGTACGACTTCTTCGGCGCCTGGGCGGCGCAGGGCCCGACGGCCCCGCACTCCCCGCTGACCTCGTACGCCGGCATCCCGCAGCAGGGCTTCAACTCCGCGGAGGCGATCGCCAAGTTCAAGGCGAAGGGCGTCCCCGCCAACAAGCTGCTGCTCGGCATCGGCTTCTACGGACGCGGCTGGACCGGCGTCACCCAGTCCGCACCCGGCGGCACGGCGACCGGGCCTGCCACGGGCACCTACGAGCCGGGCATCGAGGACTACAAGGTCCTCAAGAACTCCTGCCCGTCCACCGGCACCGTCGCGGGCACGGCCTACGCCCACTGCGGCACCAACTGGTGGAGCTACGACACCCCCGCCACCGTGAACTCGAAGATGAGCTGGGCCAAGAACCAGGGCCTCGGCGGAGCGTTCTTCTGGGAGTTCAGCGGTGACACCGGCAACGGCGAGCTCGTCGGCGCCATCAACACCGGTCTGAACTAA
- a CDS encoding response regulator transcription factor: MTVRVVVAEDQSAVRAGLVLILGSAPDIEVVGEAADGEQAVRLARELRPDLVLMDVQMPRMDGVTATGIVVSEGLADVLVLTTFDLDAYVFGALRAGASGFLLKNAEARELIEAVRTVARGEGLIAPAVTRRLIAEFAAGSPPPRATARTDPSVLDVLTPRERQVLSTLGQGLSNAEIAVRLDMAEATVKTHVSKVLGKLALRSRVQAAVLAQELGV; this comes from the coding sequence ATGACAGTGCGGGTGGTGGTGGCCGAGGACCAGTCCGCGGTACGGGCGGGGCTGGTCCTGATCCTGGGCAGCGCACCGGACATCGAGGTCGTCGGGGAGGCGGCCGACGGCGAGCAGGCGGTGCGGCTCGCCCGCGAACTGCGCCCCGATCTGGTCCTGATGGATGTGCAGATGCCGCGGATGGACGGGGTGACGGCGACCGGGATCGTGGTGTCGGAGGGGCTCGCCGATGTGCTGGTCCTGACGACCTTCGATCTCGACGCGTATGTCTTCGGGGCGCTGCGGGCGGGGGCGTCGGGCTTCCTGCTGAAGAACGCGGAGGCCCGGGAGCTCATCGAGGCGGTCCGGACCGTGGCGCGCGGCGAGGGGCTGATCGCCCCCGCGGTGACCCGGCGGCTGATCGCGGAGTTCGCGGCGGGGAGCCCGCCGCCCCGGGCGACGGCGAGGACGGACCCCTCCGTGCTCGATGTCCTGACGCCCCGGGAGCGGCAGGTGCTCTCGACGCTCGGCCAGGGCCTGTCGAACGCGGAGATCGCGGTACGGCTCGACATGGCCGAGGCGACGGTGAAGACCCACGTCAGCAAGGTGCTGGGGAAGCTGGCGCTGCGCAGCCGGGTCCAAGCGGCGGTCCTGGCACAGGAGTTGGGGGTCTAG
- a CDS encoding sensor histidine kinase — MTLPRPHRVDLLMALGGLAIGLLMWSFGLHTQADRLITARWATLIPLFVMAAMVALRRTRPLTALNVGTVALVADQFTYGTLVTALMFTDLVYAAVVYGTPAAARRIPYLTGLITIGATIGFLVWWQNAIALVVGLITGMVSFLPALTGAVVRNHREATDAALLRAEQTALLAEMDRSQAVVAERARMARELHDMVANHLSAIAIHSTAAMSIDEPATTRQALTVIRENSVAGLSEMRRLIGLLRDSSGDAEPAAAPTLAGLDALVDQARANARPSGLDLVLEDGRESAAGLPAPVELAAYRIVQESLTNALKHAAPGEVRVVLGGGRAALAVEVTSPCGERPGPTAPGSGAGLVGMRERVDLLGGVFEAGPVTDREGRKQWRVRAELPMDVKDEERA; from the coding sequence GTGACACTCCCCCGACCGCACCGCGTCGACCTGCTCATGGCCCTCGGCGGCCTCGCCATCGGTCTGCTGATGTGGTCCTTCGGGCTGCACACCCAGGCCGACCGGCTGATCACCGCGCGCTGGGCGACGCTGATCCCGCTCTTCGTCATGGCCGCGATGGTGGCCCTGCGCCGGACGAGGCCACTGACCGCCCTGAACGTCGGCACCGTCGCCCTCGTCGCGGACCAGTTCACCTACGGCACGCTCGTGACCGCGCTGATGTTCACGGACCTGGTCTACGCGGCCGTCGTCTACGGGACACCCGCCGCCGCCCGGCGCATCCCGTACCTGACCGGACTCATCACGATCGGCGCGACCATCGGCTTCCTCGTGTGGTGGCAGAACGCGATCGCCCTGGTGGTCGGCCTGATCACCGGCATGGTGTCGTTCCTGCCCGCGCTGACCGGAGCGGTCGTACGCAACCACCGCGAGGCCACCGACGCCGCCCTCCTGCGCGCGGAGCAGACCGCGCTGCTCGCCGAGATGGACCGCAGCCAGGCCGTCGTGGCCGAGCGGGCACGGATGGCGCGCGAGCTGCACGACATGGTCGCCAACCACCTCTCGGCCATCGCGATCCACTCCACCGCGGCGATGTCGATCGACGAACCGGCCACCACCCGGCAGGCGCTGACCGTGATCCGGGAGAACAGTGTGGCGGGCCTCTCGGAGATGCGGCGGCTCATCGGCCTCCTCCGGGACAGCAGCGGGGACGCGGAGCCCGCCGCCGCGCCCACGCTCGCCGGTCTGGACGCCCTGGTCGACCAGGCGCGGGCCAACGCCCGGCCGAGCGGTCTCGACCTCGTCCTGGAGGACGGCCGGGAGTCGGCCGCGGGTCTCCCGGCACCGGTGGAGCTGGCCGCGTACCGGATCGTGCAGGAGTCCCTGACGAACGCGCTCAAGCACGCGGCTCCGGGCGAGGTCCGGGTGGTGCTCGGCGGCGGACGGGCGGCCCTCGCGGTCGAGGTGACGAGTCCGTGCGGGGAGCGCCCGGGACCGACCGCCCCCGGTTCGGGCGCCGGTCTGGTGGGGATGCGGGAGCGGGTGGACCTGCTCGGCGGTGTGTTCGAGGCGGGTCCGGTGACGGACCGCGAGGGGCGGAAGCAGTGGCGGGTCAGGGCGGAACTGCCCATGGACGTGAAGGACGAGGAGCGGGCATGA
- a CDS encoding cob(I)yrinic acid a,c-diamide adenosyltransferase gives MVNLTRIYTRTGDQGTTALGDMSRTAKTDLRISAYADANEANAAIGTAIALGQLDTEVVKVLVRVQNDLFDVGADLCTPVVEDPKYPPLRVEQSYVDKLEADCDLFLERLDKLRSFILPGGTPGAALLHQACTVVRRAERSTWAALEVHGETMNALTATYLNRLSDLLFILARTANKEIGDVLWVPGGDR, from the coding sequence ATGGTCAATCTGACGCGCATCTACACCCGTACCGGCGACCAGGGCACCACGGCACTCGGCGACATGAGCAGGACCGCCAAGACGGACCTGCGGATCTCCGCCTACGCCGACGCCAACGAGGCCAATGCCGCCATCGGTACGGCGATCGCCCTGGGGCAGCTCGACACGGAGGTCGTGAAGGTCCTCGTCCGGGTGCAGAACGACCTGTTCGACGTGGGCGCGGACCTCTGCACCCCCGTGGTCGAGGACCCGAAGTACCCGCCGCTGAGGGTCGAGCAGAGTTACGTCGACAAGCTGGAGGCCGACTGCGACCTCTTCCTGGAGCGGCTCGACAAGCTGCGCTCCTTCATCCTGCCGGGCGGCACCCCCGGGGCGGCCCTGCTGCACCAGGCGTGCACGGTGGTCCGGCGGGCTGAGCGCTCCACCTGGGCGGCCCTGGAGGTGCACGGCGAGACGATGAACGCCCTGACCGCCACCTACCTCAACCGACTCTCAGACCTGCTCTTCATCCTTGCCCGGACGGCGAACAAGGAGATCGGGGACGTGCTCTGGGTCCCGGGCGGGGACCGCTGA
- a CDS encoding cysteine desulfurase family protein, giving the protein MPTIYLDHQATTPMDPAVVEAMTFAATHCYANPSSPHAAGIRAFREVERARGAVARFIGAGRGEICFTSGATEGNNLAIKGIVRPGAARHVVTTAVEHKSVLDTCRSLRDAGHEVTVLPVDGEGRVDPGRVAAALRPDTALVSVMLANNEVATVQPVAEIGALTRAAGVPLHCDATQGVGSLPVDVRTLGVDLLTFSGHKIYGPKGVGVLYVAHRLSDRTPLVPLLHGGGQERGLRAGTLNTAAVIGLGAAVGVLEACREAEAVRLAGLRARFLSELAELVPYVLNSGTGPGFLPHAVNLSFPGVDAQQLLLEVAGLAVSTGSACNSSAQEPSHVLRAIGLAPERIRGSVRLSFGRFTTEPDAVRAAHALAAVAAPEPARAP; this is encoded by the coding sequence ATGCCCACGATCTATCTCGACCACCAGGCCACCACCCCGATGGACCCGGCGGTCGTCGAGGCGATGACCTTCGCCGCCACCCACTGCTACGCCAACCCGTCCAGCCCGCACGCCGCCGGCATCCGCGCGTTCCGCGAGGTCGAGCGGGCACGCGGGGCGGTCGCCCGGTTCATCGGGGCGGGGCGCGGCGAGATCTGCTTCACCTCCGGTGCGACGGAGGGCAACAACCTCGCGATCAAGGGGATCGTGCGCCCGGGCGCGGCCCGCCATGTGGTGACGACGGCGGTGGAGCACAAGTCCGTGCTCGACACCTGCCGTTCGCTGCGGGACGCGGGGCACGAGGTGACGGTGCTGCCGGTCGACGGGGAGGGCCGGGTCGACCCGGGGCGGGTGGCTGCGGCGCTGCGGCCGGACACCGCCCTCGTCTCGGTGATGCTCGCGAACAACGAGGTCGCCACCGTCCAGCCGGTCGCCGAGATCGGTGCGCTGACCCGGGCGGCGGGGGTCCCGCTGCACTGCGACGCGACCCAGGGTGTGGGCTCGCTGCCGGTGGACGTGAGGACGCTCGGCGTCGATCTGCTCACGTTCTCCGGGCACAAGATCTACGGCCCCAAGGGCGTCGGGGTGCTGTACGTCGCCCACCGGCTCTCGGACCGGACGCCGCTGGTGCCGCTGCTGCACGGCGGGGGCCAGGAGCGCGGGCTGCGCGCGGGCACCCTCAACACGGCGGCGGTCATCGGCCTGGGCGCGGCCGTCGGGGTCCTCGAGGCGTGCCGGGAGGCGGAGGCGGTACGGCTCGCGGGGCTGCGGGCGCGGTTCCTGTCCGAGCTCGCGGAGCTCGTCCCGTACGTGCTCAACAGCGGTACGGGGCCGGGTTTCCTGCCGCATGCCGTGAATCTGTCCTTCCCGGGCGTGGACGCGCAGCAGCTGCTCCTGGAGGTCGCCGGTCTGGCGGTCTCGACGGGTTCGGCCTGCAACAGCTCGGCCCAGGAGCCCTCGCACGTGCTGCGGGCGATCGGGCTCGCGCCGGAGCGGATCCGGGGCAGCGTCCGGCTCTCGTTCGGCCGCTTCACGACGGAGCCGGACGCGGTCCGCGCCGCCCACGCGCTGGCGGCGGTGGCCGCCCCCGAGCCGGCGCGCGCACCGTGA
- a CDS encoding EamA family transporter, which yields MRPYTLGTAPAPLLLLTGMVSLQFGSAFAKRLFEETGPAGATLLRLLIAATLLCLFSRPAPRLLRTHGRLLLPYGAVFAVMQFSFYEATSRLPLGVVVTLEFSGPLLLAAVTSPRARDRAWVALAGIGLLVLGGTKGMDDPVGLAASLLTGAALTGYILLGARVGRAVPGGSGLALGLTVAAVLALPTAPALGLPPMDVLLTPGVLGAALAVAVLTTVVPFSLEFAALRRMPPRVFAVLSTVEPVIAALVGQALLGELLTWIQWAAVLCVVGAALGTGLAASATAERTGPLPVSPAPSDRSSSRKNGVHQ from the coding sequence ATGCGTCCGTACACCCTGGGGACCGCCCCCGCGCCGCTGCTCCTGCTGACCGGCATGGTCAGCCTCCAGTTCGGCTCCGCGTTCGCCAAGCGGCTCTTCGAGGAGACCGGCCCGGCCGGCGCCACCCTCCTGCGCCTGCTCATCGCCGCCACCCTGCTCTGCCTGTTCTCCCGGCCGGCGCCCCGGCTGCTCCGCACCCACGGCCGACTGCTGCTGCCGTACGGCGCCGTGTTCGCCGTGATGCAGTTCTCTTTCTACGAGGCGACCTCACGGCTCCCCCTCGGCGTGGTGGTGACCCTGGAGTTCAGCGGACCGCTGCTGCTCGCCGCCGTCACCTCACCCCGCGCCCGCGACCGGGCCTGGGTGGCGCTCGCCGGCATCGGCCTGCTCGTCCTCGGCGGCACGAAGGGCATGGACGACCCGGTCGGCCTGGCCGCGAGCCTGCTCACCGGGGCGGCGCTCACCGGCTACATCCTGCTCGGCGCCCGGGTCGGCCGGGCCGTCCCCGGCGGCTCGGGCCTGGCCCTCGGCCTCACCGTGGCGGCCGTGCTCGCCCTGCCCACCGCCCCGGCCCTCGGCCTGCCCCCCATGGACGTCCTGCTGACACCGGGCGTCCTGGGCGCCGCGCTCGCGGTGGCCGTGCTCACGACGGTGGTGCCGTTCTCGCTGGAGTTCGCCGCACTGCGGCGGATGCCGCCGCGGGTCTTCGCCGTGCTCTCGACGGTGGAGCCGGTGATCGCGGCCCTGGTGGGCCAGGCCCTGCTCGGCGAGCTCCTGACGTGGATCCAGTGGGCGGCCGTGCTCTGCGTGGTGGGCGCGGCGCTCGGCACGGGCCTGGCCGCGAGCGCCACCGCCGAGCGGACCGGCCCGCTCCCCGTATCCCCCGCACCGTCCGATCGATCCTCCTCCCGGAAGAACGGAGTGCACCAATGA
- a CDS encoding 3-hydroxyacyl-CoA dehydrogenase family protein, protein MARKLAVIGAGLMGSGIAQVSAQAGWDVVLRDVTDAALTRGTDGIKASYDRFVAKGRLDAADAEAALGRITATTELEAVADADVVVEAVFENLDVKHEIFRSLDKVCKDGAVLASNTSAIPITKIAAVTGRPESVVGVHFFSPVPMMQLVELVRGYKTSDETLAAAREFAESVGKTCIVVNRDVAGFVTTRLISALVVEAAKLHESGVATAEDIDIACKLGFGHAMGPLATADLTGIDILVNAANNIYTESQDEKFAVPEAMRRMVDAGDIGRKSGQGFYKY, encoded by the coding sequence GTGGCCAGGAAGCTCGCCGTCATCGGGGCCGGACTCATGGGATCCGGCATCGCGCAGGTCTCGGCACAGGCGGGCTGGGACGTCGTCCTGCGTGACGTCACCGACGCCGCCCTCACCCGGGGCACCGACGGCATCAAGGCGTCGTACGACCGGTTCGTCGCGAAGGGCAGGCTGGACGCCGCCGACGCCGAGGCCGCGCTCGGCCGCATCACCGCCACCACCGAGCTCGAGGCCGTCGCCGACGCCGACGTCGTCGTCGAGGCCGTCTTCGAGAACCTCGACGTCAAGCACGAGATCTTCCGCTCGCTCGACAAGGTGTGCAAGGACGGCGCGGTCCTCGCCTCCAACACCTCCGCGATCCCGATCACCAAGATCGCCGCGGTGACCGGGCGCCCCGAGTCCGTCGTCGGCGTCCACTTCTTCTCGCCGGTCCCGATGATGCAGCTCGTCGAGCTCGTCCGCGGCTACAAGACCAGCGACGAGACCCTCGCCGCGGCCCGGGAGTTCGCCGAGTCCGTCGGCAAGACCTGCATCGTCGTCAACCGCGACGTGGCCGGCTTCGTCACCACCCGCCTCATCTCGGCCCTCGTCGTCGAGGCGGCCAAGCTCCACGAGTCCGGCGTCGCCACCGCCGAGGACATCGACATCGCCTGCAAGCTGGGCTTCGGCCACGCCATGGGCCCGCTCGCCACGGCCGACCTCACCGGCATCGACATCCTGGTGAACGCGGCCAACAACATCTACACCGAGTCCCAGGACGAGAAGTTCGCGGTGCCCGAAGCGATGCGCCGGATGGTGGACGCGGGTGACATCGGCCGCAAGAGCGGGCAGGGCTTCTACAAGTACTGA